The Conger conger chromosome 11, fConCon1.1, whole genome shotgun sequence genome includes the window TAGTTGCTCGCTCGCtcgctaacttagctagctagctagttaaataAGCGACAGTGACGGCACGGCTGTAGCCAGCAAACAAACTGTATGTCTGATTTACATGTCAGCAGAAGATAATTTTATAATTAGATCAAACGTATAGAGCTTACTTTAAAGATCAACTGCAATATTAGCTGACGCCAGCTTGCTAACAACAAAAGCTATTCAAGTAAACTTTAGCTTAGGTTACGCTCTTTCGTGAGAATTCCTGTCTTTTGATAAACACAGTAGCAAGTctggtgttattattattttcaatctaTTCAAGTTTTGTCTAGCTAATATAAACATGGCGAGCTATAAACATCTAGCGAATAAATAAACGTTAAAGTAATGGCGTCTTGTTTATTGGGATTTAACATAATAACTTGCAAAACCCAATAAACAAGATGCCATTACTTGAACGTTTATTTATTAGCTAGATGGCCATGCTTATATTAGCTAGACAAAACTGAAATAGATAACTGTTAATTTAGTTTGCAGTAAACTTACTGTGTTCCGAACTGAACACGGGGACGCAACCGCTTCCTCCAGAAGTTAAAGGTCCGTTCAATTGTAGTTTTTCTGCTGATGAATGTGGTTAATGATTACGGTTGCTTATTCACGATACCAGATACTAAAACACGTGCATTCGTGTTAATTGGACAAATAATTAacgagaaaatgacaaataaccacacaattcCCTGTGTTCGCTCATGATGTTCCGAACACCTATTCACGATGTTAATAACACATAATAACAAGAAGATGcataataaattcataaaaatcaGTTACACCTTCGCATCTTTTGTAAATTGTGCGTTTCGCTCACCATTTcgtctttttgttttgcagaaAGACGTCGCTCTCGCTCGGGTTCGAGGGAGCGCGAGCGAAGGCGCAGAGAACGGGAACGCTCCAGGTCGCGCGACAGAGACAGACGCAGGAGCCGCTCGCGCTCGCCTCACAGGCGGCGCTCCAGGTGAGATATATGGGGCCAGATGGGGGATTTCGGATGGTTTCAAGGGCCCTGACTAACAGAGGTCATGAAAAGATTGGAATGGGATGGGGTGTCCTGGGTGGTGAGGCCCCAATGTGAGCTCTTAATTTGGTCCAAAAACTGCTGAAAATCACCTTCCGccatctgacctctgaccttcccTCTTTCCTTTCCACAGGTCACCGCGGCGACAccgctcttcctccctctccccatctcggCAGAAAGACAGGGACGACAAGGACGGAAAGGACAAGTCTGTGAAGGAACATCAGATCTCAGGTTTGTTACTTTTTTGTTAAACTGGTTTCCTATTCCTATTCTGGTTTCCTATTCTAAGTATATTATATGATGTATTTAACTGCAAATTAATGATAAAAGAATGGTAAATGTATCTGGGTTGTCACTTTGCAAAGTGGGTTGAGAGAATCAGTCCAACTGTAATTTTATGTACCTGCAAGAACCTTTACTGCTGATGTCACATGTCAGAATCTGAAAGTTCTCCCTCATTGTGGATGGTTGTCCTGGAAACTAGAAACTGCAGTCCAGACAGACACTTAAAGGCCATATTGTAGCCAAAATGCTGTACAAGTAGCTCTTTACACACTCAAATGAGGTCTTGCACATTGCCTCAGTTTCTGAGAATTTGGTCATGCCATACTCGCACATTAAGgtaatgtttctttgtgtgctAACTGCCTCAAAATGAcatgattactgagttagctggataactgtactgaCTAAACCCTGGAACATGGACCAAAGTAAatggagctgttctgggttttagtTTGTGTAGTTATCTGgccaactcagtaatcctgctgtgtggaacaggcccctgtaCTGTAAATTGTTGTACATTGACCATTGCTTTGCACTCCATTGTCTTTGCACTGCACATGAACCATGTGTGAAATGTTCTCTTGTGTTTTTCCTGGTCCAGAGGAGGACCTCCAGGGCAAAACGGAGGATGAGATTGAGATGATGAAGCTAATGGGCTTTAGCAATTTTAATTCCACCAAGGTGAGGTCCCTGTCTCCTACCTACACATTCCTGCGTACACCGGGGGGTACATCACAAAGCAAGATAACTGAGTTAGTAGTTCATTGAGTTCCAAAACTGGAACGTGGACTATAAAATTACTCTGAATTTATTCtgctagctcagtaatcctgatcCCGGTGTCTTTTGTAATAATAGCTTATTTGCAAAACACCATTCGTACAGTTATTTGTAACCCAAGGAGCATGCAGTTGGATTGAAAATTATCAATCAAGAAAGCTCATCTACGGGGAGGGTATTTTACGGAAGTTTTTTTAGTTATTTGGGTTTCTTGCTCCAAAATGTCTTCATTAATGTCAGCTACGCTGAGGCTGTCCCAATATGCCCACTTAATCACACTGGGACATTTGACATCCGCATTCATGTGCTTAGCATATATGCACAGGTGTGTCCCATTTCTCACATAATCAAAGGTGCGGTTGATGCATACTTTACCCAGGCTTACCCGCTCCAGAGTGGTTTTGGCGAAGTACCCAGATCCACAATGCATCATGTTGATGACATTTATGATTGACTCCTGTCACGAGGTTGCTGGCTTGTGTGTTCACTGGAGGAAAATGCCAGCGAGGCAATATCAGAAAGATGTTTGCAAAGCTGCAAATGTAGGGacttaatattttattcataccaTAGTCGTATGATGTGTGTTGTTAATGTAAACATAATGTTAGCAAGCTCAGTTAATCTTTTCAAGCCCACATCAAGCTATGCACAGCTGCTATTAGCGGTCTGGCTACAATAACTTATTTCAAATTGGGACCATGAAATAATCCCGATGTGTATCgcaattgtttaaaaaaaatccccaCGCACTTGGGCACATACTTGCACACtatatgaaaatgtacattCCGCATCAGGATAATAAAGCGTGCAAGTACCCAAGCCCACTTAGCCAAATGTGGAGAACTGGAGCAGCCCAATTGGTTTCTGAAAAGGAGATTAAAAACGGTCacagttaaattaaatattttaaccacacattacaacaatgatatgcagaagagcatctctgaacatacaacgtgtcaaacctcttaagtgaataggctacagcagtagaagaaagGTATAATTaatactcactgagtgtattatcTGCCACAAGGTGGCGACAAGTCCTTCAAAATAACCAGTGTTTTGCAGCGTCAGTTCTTGTTTTTTCTCAATTGTCTGGACCTCTGctttcctccatctctccatctctatctctctttctctctgtctctctctctctttagggGAGGAAAACTGATGGTTCAGTCAATGCGCATGCCATAAACGTATCTCAGAAGAGAAAGTACAGGTGGGTTTGTACTTATGCAATTACTGTTTAATCTGCGGTGACTTCCAACATTTCCTATGAAAGctgtagcattacattacatttcattgtatctagctgacacttttatccaaagccacataCAAAGTGTGCATTCCGAGGTAATGGAACAAACCACAGAACAGGTccgataaggtacaattcacataggaTGAGTTGTaaagccatgaacataagtctaGTAGATGGGCCAAGTCTGTAAGTAATAAGGTCAGGAATACTGCATAAGAATGCTGCTGTTCTACATGTGATTTTGGATTGATAttctttgcatttcaaatgagtTCTTGCATAGAATGTGTGAGCTTTGTTTTAACGGACTCCTTCCCACCACACTTGAtcattttgcatttgtgtgtgtgtgtgtgtgcgcgcgtgcacaGGCATGTGCGTCTCTATGCGTTGCTATGCATTGCGTTGCTATGCATTGCGTTGCTATGCAGGCTGCGCCGGGTGAAATTGCGTGTGCTCGGTTGCGTGTCCGTGTTGTGCTCggttgcgtgtctgtgttttcaGCCGAAGACGGCCGCATGATACCCTCAATCTCATCAGCAGCCAGTCACAGTGCAGCCAATCACCTCGGGCAGGTGTTGCTTGGCTGTGAGACTGCCATTCCCATTGGTAGATGATGATGTAATGTAGGAAGGGGAGGAAACAATGATGTAACCatattctgtttcttttttttttctttctttttttttaggcaATACATGAACAGAAAGGGTGGCTTCAACAGACCTTTGGATTTTATTGCCTGAGTGCATCAGAGAGATGTTTATCACCAGACCTCGGTATGCCTGCATTCAAGGACATTTTCACCTGAATTGGCGATACTTTATACCTAAATGCAAAATCTCCGTGGATCACTGTTCCTTAttggtcttttttttatttcttgtttatgTTGTTCAGTTTGGCTTTGAGAGTAATGACCTCCCTAagttaacattttatattttatcccATCATTAAGatgtatttttgaaatgttGCGGACACT containing:
- the snrnp27 gene encoding U4/U6.U5 small nuclear ribonucleoprotein 27 kDa protein, with product MGRSRSRSPQRRERRRSRSGSRERERRRRERERSRSRDRDRRRSRSRSPHRRRSRSPRRHRSSSLSPSRQKDRDDKDGKDKSVKEHQISEEDLQGKTEDEIEMMKLMGFSNFNSTKGRKTDGSVNAHAINVSQKRKYRQYMNRKGGFNRPLDFIA